The following proteins are co-located in the Mesorhizobium australicum WSM2073 genome:
- a CDS encoding N,N-dimethylformamidase beta subunit family domain-containing protein, producing MINLPTEFPDFGLTAEQRRHAVRGHYYEWPGMDGERGEIWCYSDRFSYRAGETVTLHVSSTAPSFGMRIIRDGGAETRVFEKSDIAARWQESPEQCSVEGCGWEASFEFRVESDWPSGAYLITLTADGRDGKPIQSHHIFIVSPQPGKKPGRVLQVAATGTWLAYNTWGGSNHYQGITGPDRDQYSPIVSTQRPWCRGFVVLPGDAPRVPLEVAVPPKTVPRYPHMEWALATGHSKKYASSGWASYDSHFFRFAERSGYGVDLASQHDLHFSPEILDGYDCAVFVGHDEYWTWEMRDAVDFYVERGGHAARFAGNFMWQTRLEDEGRRQVCYKYRARTEDPAYRGGDVTRATNSWEAPEIGRPGSATFGLNATRGVYAGWGGCAPRGVRGFPVYRPEHWAFAGTGIYYGDLLGADSHVYGYEVDGLDFEIRGGLPYPTPDSGAPDGLQVLAVGMASQVEESADIPIEDQFLTDEDGRFTAETLFGEASDANLEKVKRGNGMIVNFPRGKGEVFHAGSCEWVAGLLRQDPMVERVTQNVLDRYIGKS from the coding sequence ATGATCAATCTGCCGACCGAATTCCCCGATTTCGGGCTGACAGCCGAGCAGCGCCGCCACGCGGTGCGCGGCCACTATTACGAGTGGCCGGGCATGGATGGCGAGCGCGGCGAAATCTGGTGCTACAGCGACCGGTTTTCCTATCGCGCCGGCGAGACAGTTACGCTGCATGTCAGCTCGACCGCTCCGTCCTTCGGCATGAGGATCATCCGCGATGGCGGTGCCGAGACGAGAGTATTCGAGAAATCGGACATTGCGGCGCGCTGGCAGGAGAGTCCGGAGCAATGCTCGGTCGAAGGCTGCGGCTGGGAAGCCTCCTTCGAATTTCGCGTGGAGAGCGACTGGCCCTCCGGCGCCTACCTGATAACGCTGACCGCCGACGGACGTGACGGCAAGCCGATCCAAAGTCACCACATTTTCATCGTCTCTCCCCAGCCCGGCAAGAAACCTGGCCGTGTGCTGCAGGTGGCGGCGACGGGCACCTGGCTTGCCTACAACACCTGGGGCGGCTCCAACCATTATCAGGGCATCACCGGGCCCGACCGCGACCAGTACTCGCCCATCGTGTCGACGCAGCGCCCCTGGTGCCGCGGCTTCGTCGTGTTGCCCGGGGATGCACCGCGCGTGCCGTTGGAGGTGGCGGTGCCGCCGAAGACCGTGCCGCGTTATCCGCACATGGAATGGGCGCTCGCCACCGGCCATTCGAAGAAATACGCCTCGTCGGGCTGGGCCAGCTACGACAGTCATTTTTTTCGCTTCGCCGAACGATCAGGCTACGGCGTCGACCTCGCCAGTCAGCATGACCTCCACTTCTCGCCCGAGATTCTCGACGGTTATGACTGCGCGGTCTTCGTCGGCCATGACGAATACTGGACTTGGGAGATGCGCGACGCGGTCGACTTCTATGTCGAACGCGGCGGCCATGCGGCGCGTTTTGCCGGCAATTTCATGTGGCAGACGCGGCTGGAAGATGAGGGCCGCCGGCAGGTCTGCTACAAATATCGCGCCCGCACCGAGGACCCGGCCTATCGCGGCGGCGACGTGACCCGCGCCACCAATTCCTGGGAAGCACCGGAAATCGGCCGGCCGGGTTCGGCGACCTTCGGGCTCAATGCGACACGGGGCGTCTATGCCGGCTGGGGTGGCTGCGCGCCACGTGGCGTACGCGGCTTTCCGGTCTATCGGCCGGAGCACTGGGCCTTTGCCGGCACCGGCATCTACTATGGTGACCTGCTCGGCGCCGACAGCCATGTCTATGGCTATGAGGTCGACGGGCTCGATTTCGAGATCCGCGGCGGGCTGCCCTACCCCACGCCAGACAGCGGCGCGCCTGACGGCCTGCAAGTGCTGGCAGTCGGCATGGCCAGCCAGGTCGAGGAAAGCGCCGACATTCCGATCGAGGACCAGTTCCTCACCGACGAGGATGGCCGCTTCACCGCCGAAACCTTGTTTGGCGAGGCAAGCGACGCCAATCTCGAAAAGGTCAAACGCGGCAATGGCATGATCGTCAATTTTCCACGCGGCAAGGGCGAGGTGTTCCATGCCGGAAGCTGCGAATGGGTCGCCGGCCTGCTAAGACAAGACCCGATGGTCGAACGGGTCACCCAGAATGTCCTCGACCGCTATATCGGAAAGTCCTGA
- a CDS encoding GNAT family N-acetyltransferase has product MTAPAPATVPVTRAVILRPGTIDDVETIHAAILKLGTHIGAPEEIISTADDLRSWGFGEKPAFSTLIAEVDGEFAGLCLHFPIFSTWMGRPGVYVQDLYVEDRFRGRKIGERLLRRVAAECRKEGGVYLRLSVDTDNEGAKSFYERLGIAWSSYEQTQKIIGEAFFAFADAPENGEQQ; this is encoded by the coding sequence ATGACAGCGCCCGCTCCTGCCACTGTACCTGTCACGCGTGCGGTTATCCTTCGCCCCGGCACCATCGATGACGTCGAAACCATTCACGCGGCGATCCTGAAGCTTGGCACTCATATCGGGGCGCCCGAGGAAATCATCTCGACGGCGGACGATCTCAGAAGCTGGGGCTTTGGCGAAAAACCCGCCTTCTCGACCCTCATCGCAGAAGTCGACGGCGAATTCGCCGGGCTGTGCCTGCATTTCCCGATCTTCTCGACCTGGATGGGACGGCCTGGCGTCTATGTGCAGGACCTCTATGTCGAGGACCGGTTTCGCGGCCGCAAGATCGGCGAACGCCTGCTGCGACGCGTGGCTGCCGAGTGCCGCAAAGAGGGCGGCGTGTATCTGAGGCTGTCGGTCGACACCGACAATGAGGGTGCCAAGTCCTTTTACGAACGGCTGGGCATTGCCTGGTCGAGCTACGAGCAGACGCAGAAAATCATCGGTGAGGCATTTTTCGCCTTCGCCGACGCGCCGGAAAATGGGGAGCAGCAATGA
- a CDS encoding histone deacetylase family protein — translation MKAFYAQEQKRHDPRAFLSSGAAQPNPEQPERVERLLAGAKSAGCTVERPRDHGLGPISAVHTPEYLDFLEHIFERWQRIEGASAEVIPNIHPIARNGSYPASAVGQAGYHMADTACPISGETWQSALWSAWSAVEAAETVMAGASAAYALCRPPGHHAFADAAGGFCFINNSAVAAQVLRRQAARVAILDVDLHHGNGTQGIFYARPDVLTVSLHADPVRFYPFFWGHADERGEGPGLGYNFNLPLPRKSADAAFLEALGVAFQRIRAFSPDVLVVALGLDAFEGDPFGGLSVTTPGFSRIGEAIAGLGLPAVIVQEGGYLCDELGDNLTAFLTGFGGKAR, via the coding sequence ATGAAGGCCTTCTATGCGCAGGAGCAGAAGCGCCACGATCCCAGGGCCTTTCTTTCCAGTGGCGCGGCGCAGCCCAACCCTGAACAGCCGGAGCGCGTCGAAAGATTGTTAGCCGGCGCAAAATCAGCTGGTTGCACGGTCGAGCGACCGCGCGATCACGGCCTCGGTCCGATCTCGGCGGTGCACACACCCGAGTATCTCGACTTCCTCGAACATATTTTCGAACGCTGGCAACGGATCGAAGGGGCGTCGGCCGAGGTCATTCCCAACATCCACCCGATCGCCCGCAACGGCTCCTATCCGGCCTCAGCAGTGGGCCAAGCCGGCTACCACATGGCCGACACCGCCTGCCCGATCTCGGGCGAGACATGGCAGAGCGCGCTGTGGAGCGCCTGGAGCGCGGTCGAGGCCGCCGAAACCGTCATGGCCGGAGCGTCGGCCGCCTATGCGCTGTGCCGCCCGCCCGGCCACCACGCCTTCGCCGATGCCGCCGGCGGCTTCTGCTTCATCAACAACTCAGCCGTGGCGGCGCAAGTGCTGCGCAGGCAGGCGGCCCGCGTGGCGATCCTCGATGTCGACCTGCATCACGGCAACGGGACGCAAGGCATTTTCTATGCGCGACCTGACGTGCTGACGGTGTCGCTGCACGCCGATCCGGTGCGGTTCTACCCGTTCTTCTGGGGCCATGCCGACGAGCGCGGCGAAGGTCCCGGGCTTGGCTATAATTTCAACCTGCCGCTGCCGCGCAAATCCGCGGATGCGGCGTTTCTGGAAGCGCTCGGCGTGGCGTTCCAGCGTATCCGCGCCTTCTCCCCCGATGTGCTGGTCGTGGCGCTCGGCCTCGACGCGTTCGAGGGCGATCCGTTCGGCGGGCTTTCGGTGACGACGCCGGGCTTCTCGCGCATCGGCGAGGCCATCGCCGGGCTCGGCCTGCCGGCGGTCATCGTCCAAGAAGGCGGCTATCTCTGCGACGAACTCGGCGACAATCTCACCGCCTTCCTCACCGGCTTTGGCGGCAAGGCGCGGTGA
- a CDS encoding cysteine desulfurase-like protein, translating to MVDFSIEAVRGKFPALSLTDKGRRRIYLDNPAGTQVPQVVADAVSRCLLTTNANLGGYFETTIAAQQVVDEAHLAMADFLGAASPREIVIGANMTTLTYHMSRTLGRTMKSGDEIILTRMDHEGNVSPWLQLAEDLGLVVRWLPFDEKTWQIEEATLAGLLSGKTRLVALNYASNLTGSINRVRSLTQLAKQAGALVYVDAVQFAPHGLIDVQELGCDFLICSAYKFFGPHMGILWGRRDVIDGLQAYKCRCSSNGLPERFELGTPQIELMAGLTAAVDYFAELGAAAGEGGSRRQKIAKAFQVSIAHENPLAQRLIDGLSDISGLTVRGITDPKRLGDRVPTVSFTVDGIVPETIVRQMNAENIFVWSGHNYAWEIIHQLGIPAEQGVVRIGIAHYNTASEIDETLESVHRVIAMLRQQRS from the coding sequence ATGGTGGATTTTTCGATCGAGGCCGTGCGTGGAAAATTCCCCGCTCTCTCGCTGACCGACAAGGGCCGGCGGCGCATCTATCTCGACAATCCTGCCGGCACGCAGGTGCCGCAGGTCGTGGCCGACGCGGTGTCGCGCTGCCTGCTTACGACCAACGCCAATCTCGGCGGTTATTTTGAAACGACGATCGCGGCACAGCAGGTCGTTGACGAGGCGCATCTGGCGATGGCCGACTTCCTCGGCGCGGCGAGCCCGCGGGAGATTGTCATCGGCGCCAACATGACGACGTTGACCTATCATATGTCACGCACGCTCGGCCGCACGATGAAATCAGGCGACGAGATCATCCTCACCCGCATGGATCATGAGGGTAATGTGTCGCCCTGGCTGCAACTGGCCGAGGACCTCGGCCTCGTCGTGCGCTGGCTGCCGTTCGACGAAAAGACCTGGCAGATCGAGGAGGCGACACTCGCCGGCCTGCTGTCCGGGAAGACAAGGCTGGTGGCGTTGAACTACGCCAGCAATCTCACCGGCTCGATCAACCGGGTCAGGTCCTTGACCCAACTTGCAAAACAGGCCGGCGCGCTGGTTTATGTCGATGCGGTGCAATTCGCACCGCATGGGCTGATCGATGTGCAGGAACTCGGCTGCGATTTCCTGATCTGCTCGGCCTATAAATTCTTCGGTCCGCATATGGGTATCTTGTGGGGCCGGCGCGACGTCATCGACGGTCTGCAAGCCTATAAGTGCCGTTGCTCCTCGAACGGCTTGCCCGAGCGGTTCGAACTCGGCACGCCGCAGATTGAACTGATGGCCGGCTTGACCGCCGCGGTCGACTATTTCGCCGAGCTCGGCGCGGCGGCAGGTGAGGGTGGTTCAAGAAGGCAGAAGATCGCCAAGGCGTTCCAGGTCTCCATTGCCCATGAAAACCCGCTGGCGCAAAGGCTGATCGATGGCTTGTCCGACATTTCCGGGCTGACGGTCCGAGGCATCACCGATCCGAAACGGCTCGGCGATCGTGTGCCGACCGTCTCCTTCACCGTCGATGGCATTGTCCCCGAAACGATCGTGCGGCAGATGAACGCCGAGAACATCTTCGTGTGGTCGGGCCACAACTATGCCTGGGAGATCATCCATCAGCTCGGCATTCCGGCCGAGCAAGGCGTCGTGCGCATCGGCATCGCCCATTACAACACCGCGTCCGAAATCGACGAGACGCTGGAAAGCGTGCACCGGGTGATTGCCATGCTCAGGCAGCAACGCTCCTGA
- a CDS encoding 3-keto-5-aminohexanoate cleavage protein, protein MAPRKVIITCAVTGSVHTPSMSPYLPVTPDQIAADAIAAAEAGASILHLHARDPKDGRPTADPEVFMQFLPRIKQATDAVINITTGSSSLMTLDQRLAAPLRAQPEMCSLNMGSMNFALFPMLDKPRDWQHEWEPKLLEATRDTIFKNTFADMEGVIERLGKGCGTRFEFECYDVGHLYSLAHFRDRGLVSGPLFIQFVLGILGGIGADPDNLIHMKRIADKLFGDSYQFSVLAAGRNQMPLISIAAAMGGNVRVGLEDSLYDGRQLAKSNADQVRRIRGILDGLSLEVATPAEARDMLALKGGDRVAF, encoded by the coding sequence ATGGCGCCGCGAAAAGTCATCATCACCTGCGCCGTTACAGGCTCGGTACACACGCCGTCGATGTCGCCCTATCTGCCGGTGACGCCGGACCAGATCGCCGCGGACGCTATCGCCGCGGCCGAGGCCGGCGCCTCGATCCTGCATCTGCACGCCCGCGATCCCAAAGATGGCCGCCCGACCGCCGATCCCGAAGTGTTCATGCAGTTCCTGCCGCGCATCAAGCAGGCGACCGATGCGGTGATCAACATCACGACAGGCAGCTCCTCGCTGATGACGCTGGACCAGCGGCTGGCGGCGCCGCTTCGGGCCCAGCCCGAAATGTGCTCGCTCAATATGGGCTCGATGAATTTCGCGCTGTTCCCGATGCTCGACAAGCCAAGGGACTGGCAGCACGAGTGGGAACCGAAGCTGCTCGAAGCCACCCGCGACACTATCTTCAAGAACACCTTCGCCGACATGGAAGGCGTGATCGAGCGGCTGGGCAAGGGCTGCGGCACCCGCTTCGAGTTCGAGTGCTACGATGTCGGCCACCTCTATTCGCTGGCGCATTTCCGCGATCGGGGGCTGGTTTCGGGGCCGCTGTTCATCCAATTCGTGCTGGGCATCCTGGGCGGCATCGGCGCCGACCCGGACAACCTCATCCATATGAAGCGCATCGCCGACAAATTGTTCGGCGACAGCTACCAGTTTTCGGTGCTGGCCGCCGGCCGCAACCAGATGCCGCTGATCTCGATCGCCGCAGCCATGGGCGGCAATGTCCGGGTCGGACTGGAGGACAGCCTCTATGATGGCCGCCAGCTGGCGAAGTCCAACGCCGACCAGGTGCGGCGCATCCGTGGCATTCTCGATGGACTGTCGCTGGAGGTCGCCACGCCGGCCGAAGCGCGTGACATGCTGGCGCTCAAGGGCGGCGACAGGGTGGCTTTTTGA
- a CDS encoding ParB N-terminal domain-containing protein: protein MLRVQKVKVYDIYVPTARKKTLHPETVRHLAEDMLENGMKTPIQVRHDGKRHILVEGLHRLEAAKWLGETVIDAYLVQAKRH, encoded by the coding sequence ATGCTCAGGGTCCAAAAGGTCAAGGTCTACGACATCTACGTGCCCACGGCGCGGAAGAAGACGCTGCACCCCGAGACCGTCCGGCATCTGGCCGAGGACATGCTCGAGAACGGCATGAAGACGCCGATCCAGGTCCGCCACGATGGCAAGCGGCACATACTTGTCGAAGGCCTGCACCGGCTCGAAGCCGCCAAATGGCTGGGCGAGACCGTAATCGACGCCTACCTGGTGCAAGCCAAGCGCCACTGA
- a CDS encoding SRPBCC family protein codes for MATKLDIAPADDRELVLARIIDAPRGDVYRCWTEPKLITQWFAPKPWTTPRAEMDVRTGGNSLVVMAGPDGNEFPNPGVFLEVVPGEKIVLTDAYTQSWVPSEKPFMTVVLTFEDEGEGKTRYIARARHWSVADREQHEAMGFHAGWGQCTDQLEDLARTL; via the coding sequence GTGGCCACCAAGCTCGACATCGCCCCCGCCGACGACCGTGAACTGGTTCTCGCCCGCATCATCGATGCACCGCGCGGGGACGTCTATCGCTGCTGGACCGAACCGAAATTGATCACGCAATGGTTCGCGCCAAAGCCGTGGACGACGCCGCGTGCCGAGATGGATGTGCGCACCGGTGGCAACAGCCTAGTCGTCATGGCAGGGCCCGACGGCAACGAGTTCCCCAACCCCGGCGTCTTCCTCGAGGTCGTTCCCGGCGAGAAGATCGTCTTGACCGATGCTTATACCCAGTCATGGGTGCCATCGGAAAAACCGTTCATGACAGTCGTACTGACCTTCGAGGACGAGGGCGAGGGCAAGACCCGCTACATCGCGCGCGCCCGGCACTGGAGCGTCGCCGACCGCGAGCAGCACGAGGCCATGGGCTTTCACGCCGGTTGGGGCCAGTGCACCGATCAGCTCGAAGATCTCGCCAGGACGCTCTGA
- a CDS encoding aspartate aminotransferase family protein, whose translation MSKAQTAVQDTDARRRSHLFYLSSLRRPLIDRAEGIYMWTQDGRRFIDGSSGPMVANIGHSNRNVLDAMKRQMDRATFAYRLHFENEPAEELARELAGKLPEGMDRIFFVSGGSEATESCIKLARQWAVATGQASRWKVITRFPSYHGGTLGSLSITGDDALAETFTPMMRVMPTVPAPTAWRDRDNLSMEQRGVRYADMLEEKILAEGPESVVAFIMEPIGGAATAALVAPDSYYARIREICDRYGILLIHDEVMSGAGRTGKFLGGDHWNCKPDIVALSKGLGSGYAPLGALAAPMRLVEPLLASGGFQHGHTYAGNPLACAAGLAVLGEMDRLDLIANAAAMGNVLMDGLKELAKRFPFIADVRGKGLLTGAEMVADPDTLKPIEQGKKATQRLLDLAYERGLIIYGRRVKGGVDGDNFMVAPPMIVTGEQVGEIISIIGDSLEALAGEFDLPVEGRG comes from the coding sequence ATGTCGAAAGCCCAGACCGCCGTTCAAGACACTGATGCCCGGCGCCGATCGCATTTGTTCTACCTCTCCAGCCTGCGCCGGCCGCTGATCGACCGCGCCGAAGGCATTTACATGTGGACGCAGGACGGCCGCCGTTTCATCGACGGATCGAGCGGCCCAATGGTCGCCAATATCGGCCATTCCAACCGCAATGTGCTCGATGCGATGAAGCGGCAGATGGACCGCGCCACCTTCGCCTACCGGCTGCATTTCGAGAACGAGCCGGCGGAAGAATTGGCGCGCGAACTGGCTGGAAAGTTGCCGGAAGGCATGGACCGCATCTTTTTCGTGTCCGGCGGCTCGGAAGCGACGGAATCCTGCATCAAGCTGGCGCGGCAATGGGCCGTGGCCACCGGCCAGGCCAGCCGCTGGAAGGTGATCACGCGGTTTCCTTCCTACCACGGCGGCACGCTCGGTTCGCTTTCGATCACCGGCGACGACGCGCTGGCCGAAACTTTTACGCCGATGATGCGGGTGATGCCGACCGTGCCGGCACCGACCGCCTGGCGCGACCGCGACAATCTCTCGATGGAGCAGCGCGGCGTCCGCTACGCCGACATGCTGGAGGAGAAGATCCTCGCCGAAGGTCCCGAAAGCGTCGTCGCCTTCATCATGGAGCCGATCGGGGGTGCTGCGACCGCGGCCCTGGTAGCACCCGACAGCTATTATGCGCGCATTCGCGAGATCTGCGATCGCTACGGCATTCTGCTCATCCACGACGAGGTGATGAGCGGTGCCGGCCGCACCGGCAAATTCCTCGGCGGCGACCACTGGAACTGCAAGCCTGACATCGTTGCGCTGTCGAAGGGGCTCGGCTCGGGCTATGCGCCGCTCGGCGCGCTGGCCGCACCGATGCGACTGGTCGAGCCGCTGCTCGCTTCCGGCGGCTTCCAGCATGGCCACACCTATGCCGGCAATCCGCTCGCCTGCGCCGCCGGGCTTGCGGTGCTGGGCGAAATGGACCGGCTCGACCTGATTGCCAATGCGGCTGCCATGGGCAACGTGCTGATGGACGGATTGAAGGAACTTGCGAAGCGGTTCCCCTTCATTGCCGATGTGCGTGGCAAGGGGCTGCTTACGGGCGCCGAAATGGTCGCCGATCCCGATACGCTGAAACCGATCGAGCAGGGCAAAAAAGCCACGCAGCGCCTGCTTGATCTCGCCTATGAGCGCGGGCTGATCATCTATGGCCGCAGGGTCAAGGGCGGCGTCGACGGCGACAATTTCATGGTCGCGCCGCCGATGATCGTCACCGGCGAGCAGGTCGGCGAGATCATCTCCATCATCGGCGACTCGCTTGAGGCTCTGGCGGGCGAATTCGACCTGCCGGTCGAAGGCCGGGGGTAG